In Melanotaenia boesemani isolate fMelBoe1 chromosome 18, fMelBoe1.pri, whole genome shotgun sequence, the following proteins share a genomic window:
- the eef1e1 gene encoding eukaryotic translation elongation factor 1 epsilon-1, giving the protein MALRELSSLEKYLGIKKPNKYSTQGDKKVPVLQNNNGPPLVGLVTIACYLVKEAKRPELLGDTPENRAVVQQWLEYRVTKLDSCTKEDIKTILKDLNLYLQDKVYLAGNQFTIADTFMYYGLHPLVVDLSIQEKEQYVNVARWFDHIQHCPGVRHHLPPLVMLRNRIYTSRHH; this is encoded by the exons ATGGCGTTACGGGAGTTATCATCGCTGGAAAAATATCTGGGCATTAAAAAACCGAACAAGTATAGTACACAAGGAGATAAAAAG GTACCTGTGCTACAGAATAATAACGGTCCTCCATTGGTGGGGCTGGTGACCATTGCCTGTTACCTTGTGAAAGAAGCCAAGCGCCCTGAGCTGCTGGGTGACACTCCAGAGAACAGAGCAGTGGTGCAGCAGTGGCTGGAGTACAGAGTGACCAAACTCGACAGCTGTACAAAAGAAGACATCAAGACCATCCTGAAG GATCTCAACCTCTACCTGCAAGACAAGGTCTACCTGGCTGGGAACCAGTTCACCATAGCTGATACTTTCATGTACTATGGACTCCATCCACTCGTA GTGGACTTATCCATCCAGGAAAAGGAGCAGTACGTGAATGTTGCACGATGGTTTGACCACATCCAGCACTGCCCCGGAGTCCGACATCATCTCCCTCCACTAGTTATGCTCAGGAACAGAATTTACACCAGCAGACACCACTGA